A stretch of DNA from Arachis hypogaea cultivar Tifrunner chromosome 19, arahy.Tifrunner.gnm2.J5K5, whole genome shotgun sequence:
TCTCTATCATCTCTGGATTCAAAATATCTCTTGATTTTAATCACTTTCAGATGTGATGCAAGACAAGTAGGAACCTTCACTGGGAGTTCCCATTTTCGTGACGGATGTGGATCCTAGCAACAAACAACAAACACACTTAAAAAGAATTGCCAGCAAAACAACCAAGTTACATAAATCATAGCTTGAACATGAGAACATGAAATACCGATATTACATATTGTCTattaaaaacaatagcaagaagtttAAGCATGGGACATTTCTGAAGCATATCCATTATGTATCTTGTGTCGAAACACCTAACAGTAAGCTCTAGCCTCTGTAAACAGGTCAACTCCGGAATACGATGTGGAGGAGCCTCAGGCAAACAATCAAACACTGATAAGCCCAGCTCCAAAATCCTTATCCTGCAAAGCTCCACAAGAAACTCGAGCACAGATGATTGCTTATAAATGTCGATACTGGCTTCCTCCACATTGTGCAAGTTGCGAACACGGATCTCGCGAAACCCTGACAAAGCTTGGATATAAAGACGTTTAAGAGATGGTGTGTCTATAACAAGAAGTAATCTAACAGTGTAACCCCAATAAGATTTGAAGTGCAAACTCTTCAAAGAAGGAAAACAAATACTCAATTGGCCCTCCTCCTGGAATCGACAGACTGAGTCAAGAACAAGAGTCTCAAGAGCAGTGCAGTGAGAGAGAAGCTCCTCCAAGTTACCAACAGAGGTGTCGACATTATACAATTGCAGTGTCTTGAGTGACGGCAAGTGATAACGGCACCACGATGGAGGCGGCGAAGGGATTGTTATGCCTTTGAAGTGGAGGTGTTGGAGGTGGTGGCAGAGGTGGGTCCAGCGGCGAGAGAGGACGGTGGTGAGGAAGGCGGTTTTGGtagggaggaaggagaggatgtGTAACAGTATGCAATCCGGCAAGTCGCTGATCATGTCCATGGCGATTAGGGTTTCTCCGTTTCTGCGTTCTTGATAGTATGAACAAGTATCAATGTTTATTGTATGGTTATGCTAAATAGTATGGGTGTATTATgtttgaaaaattaataatattttatttt
This window harbors:
- the LOC112776002 gene encoding putative FBD-associated F-box protein At5g38570, translating into MDMISDLPDCILLHILSFLPTKTAFLTTVLSRRWTHLCHHLQHLHFKGITIPSPPPSWCRYHLPSLKTLQLYNVDTSVGNLEELLSHCTALETLVLDSVCRFQEEGQLSICFPSLKSLHFKSYWGYTVRLLLVIDTPSLKRLYIQALSGFREIRVRNLHNVEEASIDIYKQSSVLEFLVELCRIRILELGLSVFDCLPEAPPHRIPELTCLQRLELTVRCFDTRYIMDMLQKCPMLKLLAIVFNRQYVISDPHPSRKWELPVKVPTCLASHLKVIKIKRYFESRDDRDFFAYVLQHGLVLESLDIQVDRAKAEAFPEELSLLPRSSKTCQINFSWLYDYV